The window taaaaaaaaaaatagatcagtcTCTTTACTGCAGTTGTCTTTTTTCAGTTAGCTCCATGGTACCTTAGCGCAAGGtaattttccctgttctaacagGATCTGGAGAGACTGTTGCTCGGCCTTCCTCAGTGAAAGAGCGTTAACTTTATATCTGTATTTCAGTAAGTTATTGATAATAAAGACAGTCAAATATGGATATGACCCATCACCCTTCTGGAGAAGGGCTGGGAACATCTGATGATACCCTAAAGTAGGGGTTCTCAAATTCTTGGTGCTTCATTACTGCCCTCATGTAATTTACTGCCCAAGAAGAGTATAAGTACAATTTTATGAGTTTTTAAATAGAGATGTaggacaaagaaagaagaaataacagaacTCCTAAATTATGCTAAACTTAAGCATGAACACGCAGTTCATCTTTATGCGTAACTGGAGACACTCAACAACCTCCATAGCATTGGCCCCCTGCAAAGGAAGTCCCAACTCCTTGGAAAACACACAGAGCAAAGagaataaaatctgaaataccttcctcctcctcctctgtacAGTGCTGTCTGGCACAAGTAGCATCTTTTTCTTTATCCTGAGATGTAGAGGATGTTTCTGTCTCTTCCCCCATGCCTAAAGAAGCTTCACTGGAGGCAGTTTGGTTAGGTGCATCTCTGGCTTCCCCTTCCTTGTCAAATTTAAGTCTTTTTACCTCATgcccttctgcttctgcaggatCATCTTCAGAGTGCTTATTTTTTACCGGGCTGCTCTGAGCACCTTCTGATTCAGATGCTGGTGATTCACTATAAAGAACAAAAGTAGTTTGTattgaagaaaaacattctctATCTTGTTATACATCACAAAAAAAAGTAGCAGCTACTTCAAGTAAAGCACTCTACAAAAGATAACAGTAGAACTCACTTCACTTACTACCTAACAAAACCTCAAAGCCATCGCTTCTTTTTCACCTGACTGTCAATGAAAATGCAGAATGCTCAGGCTACTCTAGTGGGTCCAAATTACAGACAGCTCCTACTGTCAGAATCAGTGGCAAACATTTAGGAAATATATGTGGTTATAGTTTAACATCCTGACACAAACATGGTAACAGTGAACTTCTGACCTCTATTAGTCACTCTTCATTTTTACTATACATCCCATACACTTACAAAATGCATTACTGCAACTGTGGAAAGCTGAGCTAATAGTTATCTAGACAACCCAGACAGTAGCAAGTAAACAACAAATTCTGCTACAGTTATTCGTATGTTAAGGATTAATTATGCATACTTTAGATAgcaattctcttttaaaatatttttaaagtgtaagtggaaaaaaactgagaaaaataaaaactcaaaatATATATTACTTCTCACAAACCTGtgttttttatcttctgtttgcTGCAAGCTTGATTCCTTATGTTCCGTGCTGTCTGGCAAACCGTTTGTTGTCATAGGAGTTGACAAAGAAACCTTCGGTCGATTTACTGGTCTGGGAGTTCCAGGACCATTTAcattagatctttaaaaataataataaaaaattaaaccatCCTTTTAGGAAAGTAATTTGTTCCTACTAGGCAGAAAGCATATATaaccttgttttaaaatatcaccaaaacaaaacaaaaagatcagGTACTTTGCTGTTTTATATTGAATAAGAAATTCCTCGCCTACAACATGCAAACTGTgataaaagctttaaataaaaaacccatcTGAACAAggaagtcaccaaaaaaaaaatcaaaaaatagaGCACATAGTGTGTAATGTTCACGCCTCCTCTACCCTCCTTCCCCCAATATTCTGTCACACCCCATTTTTGAGGCTATGTATTTGGGATCAGAATAGGTAATGATAAGGGATCTGGAACCAGCTATTTCCACAACTACCttgcttttctccagaaaaagtTAACTCCCAAAACTAATTTACCTGTCAGAGTACCCTGGTGAATTTCCTGGGAACATAACACCATTCATCCGATTTAAACTATTGGAATTATTTTTCCtaacaaaaagagaagagcaagcaTTAGAATGTTATGAATAAAGGAACCTGAAGTTACTTTAAGCTTATTTGCACAGAATGTCTCCTCACCCCGCCCCCCAAATTAAGTAGTCCCCCACTGTCAGTCCTCAAGGGGTTCTCTACCTATAAAGTATACTGGGGAAACAGGTTAGGATATGAATTTACAACACAACAGTTACCGAGGGGTATCCATTTTTCCATCACCAGCTATGGTATAAAATAACAGCTTAGTGTTGGGGGATAATACTGAATTGTCTCTTATATCCGATTCCAGAGCTGGCTGTTCATTTCCAAATTACTACATGTAAAACTCGCAGACCATGATCACTACTGTTGACTAAACTACTGATAACGAAAACTGAACTCTGCATGGCTGTCTTTTGAATACCAGCAAGAGAAATGTATCAGACACATGCGCACACATTCTCCCCTCTTGCTAACACAAGCTTAAAAAGTTTCAAGAATTATACTTACTCTGAAGATGGATATACACAGCTGACAACCATGACATTCTGTAATACACAAACAACATATTAAGAGTTTAGAAACAAAAGCTTCAGCTCTTGACATCACCTCCAAAATTAGAGAGTTACAATTTTTTTGGTCATATCTGTTAAAATACCTCTACAGAAAATTGGGTTGAAAGCTACTAACAGATGACAGATACATAGAAAGTATCTCTGCTCCCTCTTGACAAGGTCAGGCCATAATTACattaaaagtcagtattttcatAAGTGGGTTACTGTCATAACAAGACCAGCACATTAAGCCTCAGGCCCGTGTTTGTAATTTCTAACTGAAGTATCTCTGGAAACCAAAGTattcaaaaatgctgaaaagcttCTGAATTGCTGGAGAAATGCTCTATTCGTACACAAGTCCTGTATTCAAAAGTGTGCAAGCAATATTAGCTATTGTTGGCACAGCTGTATTTCAAATGTTGTATTATTTTCCTCCACATAAACAAAGGGCAAAAAATAACGATCAATTCAGTACGTTTTGCTTAGCCACCTCTCCCTCTTGAATGGCACTGCCGACTATATCAATTTTAACATCTAGAAACCTAGCTTAAAAATGAAGTAAGTTTCTCTCTTTGGATCAATACTTAGCCCAATTATACAGGGGGACTTTTATCACAGGGCCAGCTAAATTAACCTACATGAACTCTAATGAGGGCTCTCCGTAAAACTTGAGATGTGGTTTCACAGATCTCATTGTTAGCTAAGAAACTGCTTTGTGAAATCCCCATCTCATCATTTATTCCTGACCATCTCCTTCCCATCTTAACTTGCAAGAATACACCTGACTGCATCCACTATAATAGTGAAAAGCAATCCATTTACAAGTTAACCTTTCTTCAACCAAGTAGTCGAAGTAGGAACCTCAAGCCAATTTTGCCATCAGGAAAATCCTAAGTGGAACCACATCCTGAAAGTTTGTTATCTACTTTTGAAAAATCCTACATTCAGACATAAGCTATAAAATACCATTAAATgaaatctgtgtatttctgtgaAGGCAGACTTCTACACAAGAGgatttaaatactgaaacaagAGACGCAGGGGGAAAGGGCCTCCCTTCTTTACCCGCTGGATCTAATTCAAGCCCCAGTGTGGAAGGAAATACCTGAtcaaaaaattcaaattatttcagctgaTTATTTGATTATTTCTAGCTAGGACTCAATATAAAAAGTGACATTACACCCTCCACAAAGTACAGTTTGAGTACTGCACAGTGATTAGGAAACACAACAGTTGCAGccctgagatttatttttatgcctTAAATAAGTTATGTTAAAACTGCTTTTTGATGTTAGAAGTTATGAAATAACTCATACACTTAGAGCAGCTATTAGCTATATCATGGCTATGAGCCATAATGAAGCCAACAGACCTTTGGCAGTAATTCAGAAGTTATTTAAGGGGCAGTTGTGACTGTTTAGCTGTGTTCTCTCTCAAAAATACGTACCTTTTCCACACCTCTTAGAAATTTGTCTGTTCCTGTGTAATTCCTCCTAGGATCTGTCAGCAACTCACAGAGTCGCTGAATAGTAAAGGGGATGCTGCAATGAAATAGATTTataacaatttaattttattttaatgagcatGACTGCTAGAAAGCAACAACGTTATTGCTTTTTGCCCCttactgagaaggcagaaagaaaacagtactgaaatttGTTATTATTAGCAACACAGGTTGGTAACTCAAGGCCTTATTTTTCCCCAATCTCATACTCTAAGGTGACAATGCACTGCATGTTGTGCTCACCACCACAAAACTCTTAAGTAGAATCCTAAATACATCATCCCATGCAAACAATtcattaaaa is drawn from Chroicocephalus ridibundus chromosome 10, bChrRid1.1, whole genome shotgun sequence and contains these coding sequences:
- the PPP4R2 gene encoding serine/threonine-protein phosphatase 4 regulatory subunit 2, whose translation is MDVERLQEALKDFEKRGKKEVCPILDQFLCHVAKTGETMVQWSQFKGYFIFKLEKVMDDFRTSAPEPRGPPNPNVEYIPFEEMKERILKIVTGFNGIPFTIQRLCELLTDPRRNYTGTDKFLRGVEKNVMVVSCVYPSSEKNNSNSLNRMNGVMFPGNSPGYSDRSNVNGPGTPRPVNRPKVSLSTPMTTNGLPDSTEHKESSLQQTEDKKHSESPASESEGAQSSPVKNKHSEDDPAEAEGHEVKRLKFDKEGEARDAPNQTASSEASLGMGEETETSSTSQDKEKDATCARQHCTEEEEEESFMSPRNVGPERKDKEKDTESSTVNEETSEENNQMEESDQSQAGKDLHSDDSEISGSGSSGADCSETEELGSYASETPETSSETPMENSDEATEVADEPMEQD